From the Comamonas odontotermitis genome, one window contains:
- a CDS encoding tape measure protein, whose translation MEEVTAIGVKMPTDDIERGIKKLEELSKQGPKVEQSMAGIAAESKRVAKSLADLGIGAGDGLKKTGDAAQKAATGLKASGTAAREAVSDTASLARAISGLTVEEEKHIRKLIEEANSLRMTRGEMEAYRAAQRGMSTGAQEIAKAMGDRISGLKAEQDALAKSASATANLASITGVLARGLAIIGVTATVGEFIKMADASTNVASKLKLVTNSSAELHTVQAELFKSAQSSRVNYVELVGTYAQMARATKELNVSQKDMLAITQTISQAVTVSGGSAQAAQAALVQLSQGFASGTLRGEELNSVMEQTPRLAMAIAQGMGVSVGELRKLGSEGKLSAEAVVEALKKSASSVERDFSQMTVTVEQASTNVTNSLTRMVGSFDQATGATGALASGMQYLSRTMDEASGEMDRLAKAKKLSDFFLLVSDTTATMNGKIGDAKAELARLEAQLAKNPNNLFLQAAIGRTQDLITKLSEAKAHMVALETGKDVDPTGRTGTRTRSDSFAAYADAQRKSEQALMDVRAKAAGVNKDYFATLKTLQEAKALGTISEKSYLEQVTALAKATWDSSTAGKEEAKSKREAASASKSAESALQKEIHAYNTLVAGIQGKIDANNEELRYAGRLNEAQKAEVKLNAELASGKLKITAAHEADLRARIAIWKAQEQAKEQTKRDVELYKEQVTAQDEVSKAYARQYDEVTRLRLAIYELRSATENDTKRLQLEASLIGASNAQRQIAIQLYDLQIEKAKELEKVGKANYFGSPEEARQARAEAEAEVERIYAQKAANVAGKAYIDEWKNTVDQVENIFVSGFADMMNNGKSGWESFCKSLKTSFYTLVAKEIYAMFAKPFVVQLVGAFLGITGGGAGSAAMQVASGGNGMMGLLSMGKDIFSAITGGFNALSGQVAGYVQSGMNWISGSGGMISQGPIQVGGFASGVGAAAAYGAGALGGIYGGRLIGGGYSLNGGSGNGTINAGTAIGAIFGGPLGALLGGMAGGLVNRLFGRKLKESGIEGEFGGDTGFEGRLFKYYKGGLFRSNKTTYEDLPEEMRKGLGDQFLAMDESIRTMADAVGLGGEALDGFTAKIKVNLKGLSEEEAAKKLQEEFQKIADQMGALVLTSEEYTQAGETQLEALTRLSTSITLANEWFKAVGDTLYTVGLAGADMASDLMDAFGGADKFAAATSNYYDKFFSDQEKVANQTRLLDEQLKKLGVETMPASREAFRDYINSIDVTTEAGQKLYASLLQMADVFDLIYSSAENIAGLKEDLNVQLMRAKGDEEGATRLEREKQLRELEKYKDPELVRLQVEVWAAEDKSKKDAEAKQAADDMAEKLAAAQKAAQDLALKNLEAAISREKEYWNQFSADAKDALSKASSYWTLVTDAAKNLRGSTEDISSWSAAQGMVFIEQAVANARKGLGLSDYDATKSAIDSATSGLSIDKYATQAELDYDKKVLAGQLDELGDFAGLAKSDAQKQIDLATDQIKRLDDTLKFWQDYGKEQVNATLSVTEAVNALYKLLDPKEQERIRKEEAEKAGLTGGAKPPTYTGGGTLGGTVTGSSSGTSIYGYDKDGRALYSDGSIGARPGEYDKSGVSKNASLSEEQWERLKSGQSVYDGYWLGGKQYGLESYYWDEQKQAWLKKGSFAVGTNYVPYDMTANIHQGERIIPAADNRALIAAVQGGGNSLQLAEVVAELRSVKEELQAIKASASISAEQNRKATDVLNQVTDGGNGMRSITMNKVLTVRTT comes from the coding sequence ATGGAAGAAGTCACAGCAATCGGCGTCAAGATGCCGACAGATGATATTGAACGTGGCATCAAGAAGCTCGAAGAGCTATCCAAGCAAGGCCCCAAGGTTGAGCAATCGATGGCAGGCATCGCCGCCGAGAGCAAGCGTGTGGCGAAGTCCCTTGCTGACCTTGGCATTGGCGCTGGTGATGGCCTGAAGAAGACTGGTGATGCTGCGCAGAAGGCGGCTACTGGCCTGAAAGCTTCTGGCACTGCTGCGCGTGAAGCAGTCTCGGATACGGCCAGCCTGGCGCGTGCAATCTCTGGCCTCACAGTTGAGGAAGAGAAGCACATCCGCAAGCTGATTGAGGAGGCAAACTCTCTGCGCATGACTCGCGGGGAGATGGAGGCCTACCGCGCAGCTCAGAGAGGCATGAGCACTGGCGCGCAGGAGATCGCCAAGGCAATGGGGGATCGGATCTCCGGCCTGAAGGCAGAGCAAGACGCCCTCGCTAAATCAGCCTCTGCCACTGCAAACCTTGCATCGATCACTGGTGTGCTTGCGCGAGGCTTGGCGATCATTGGTGTTACGGCCACGGTTGGCGAGTTCATCAAGATGGCAGATGCCAGCACGAACGTCGCATCCAAGCTGAAGTTAGTCACTAACTCAAGCGCCGAGCTGCATACCGTGCAGGCAGAGCTTTTCAAGTCGGCCCAAAGCTCACGGGTCAACTACGTGGAACTGGTTGGTACGTACGCCCAGATGGCCCGAGCCACAAAGGAGCTGAATGTCTCGCAAAAGGACATGCTGGCCATTACACAGACAATCAGTCAGGCGGTGACTGTTAGTGGTGGTTCCGCACAGGCTGCACAGGCCGCACTGGTTCAGCTCTCCCAAGGTTTTGCTTCAGGCACTCTGCGGGGCGAGGAACTGAACTCTGTAATGGAGCAGACGCCTCGCTTGGCTATGGCAATCGCTCAGGGTATGGGAGTTTCTGTTGGTGAGCTGCGCAAACTAGGCTCAGAAGGCAAGCTGTCTGCTGAGGCAGTGGTGGAAGCACTGAAGAAGTCAGCCTCTTCGGTTGAGCGTGACTTTAGCCAGATGACTGTGACAGTCGAGCAAGCCTCTACCAATGTCACGAACAGTCTCACCCGTATGGTTGGGTCGTTTGACCAGGCAACAGGAGCGACCGGCGCGCTTGCTTCAGGCATGCAGTACCTGTCTCGCACCATGGATGAGGCTTCCGGCGAGATGGATCGCTTGGCCAAGGCCAAAAAACTGTCTGACTTCTTCCTGCTGGTGTCTGACACGACAGCCACCATGAATGGGAAGATTGGTGATGCCAAGGCAGAACTGGCTCGATTGGAAGCACAACTTGCCAAGAATCCTAACAACCTATTTTTGCAGGCGGCAATTGGCCGAACTCAGGATCTGATCACCAAGCTTTCCGAAGCCAAGGCGCATATGGTTGCGCTGGAGACTGGAAAGGATGTTGACCCGACAGGGCGCACTGGCACGCGCACAAGAAGCGATAGCTTTGCTGCATATGCGGATGCACAACGCAAGTCTGAGCAGGCGCTGATGGATGTGAGAGCGAAGGCGGCTGGCGTCAACAAGGACTACTTTGCCACCTTGAAGACATTGCAGGAAGCCAAAGCGCTGGGAACGATCAGTGAAAAGTCATACCTTGAGCAGGTCACGGCACTCGCTAAGGCCACGTGGGACTCTTCGACGGCAGGCAAAGAAGAAGCCAAGTCCAAGCGAGAAGCTGCTTCTGCAAGTAAGTCTGCTGAGTCGGCTCTGCAGAAGGAAATCCATGCGTACAACACCTTGGTTGCAGGGATTCAGGGAAAGATCGACGCTAATAACGAAGAGCTGCGCTACGCGGGCCGATTGAATGAAGCTCAAAAGGCTGAGGTCAAGCTAAACGCCGAACTAGCGTCTGGAAAGCTCAAGATCACAGCCGCCCATGAAGCCGATCTGAGAGCGCGCATTGCAATTTGGAAAGCTCAAGAGCAAGCCAAAGAGCAGACCAAACGTGACGTTGAGCTCTACAAGGAGCAGGTAACCGCTCAGGATGAAGTCAGTAAGGCCTATGCAAGGCAGTATGACGAAGTCACGCGGCTCAGGCTTGCGATCTACGAACTTCGTTCAGCCACCGAAAATGACACAAAACGCCTCCAACTGGAGGCGTCTCTTATTGGGGCGTCGAATGCTCAGCGACAGATTGCCATCCAACTGTATGACTTGCAGATCGAAAAGGCCAAAGAGTTAGAAAAGGTTGGCAAGGCAAACTATTTTGGTTCTCCTGAGGAGGCTCGGCAAGCCCGCGCAGAAGCGGAGGCTGAAGTAGAAAGAATCTACGCCCAGAAAGCTGCAAACGTCGCTGGCAAAGCATACATAGACGAGTGGAAGAACACCGTAGACCAAGTCGAAAACATCTTCGTCTCGGGCTTCGCTGACATGATGAACAACGGTAAGTCCGGCTGGGAATCGTTCTGCAAGTCACTCAAGACCTCGTTCTACACGTTGGTAGCGAAGGAAATCTACGCGATGTTCGCCAAGCCATTCGTGGTGCAGTTGGTTGGCGCTTTTCTGGGAATTACTGGAGGGGGAGCCGGAAGCGCCGCGATGCAGGTCGCCAGTGGTGGAAATGGAATGATGGGCTTGCTCTCCATGGGCAAGGACATCTTCTCTGCAATCACAGGCGGCTTCAACGCCCTTTCTGGTCAAGTCGCGGGCTACGTGCAAAGCGGCATGAACTGGATCAGTGGCTCTGGCGGGATGATCTCTCAGGGCCCTATTCAAGTAGGCGGTTTTGCATCAGGAGTCGGAGCGGCTGCAGCGTATGGCGCGGGGGCCTTAGGTGGCATCTATGGCGGTCGATTGATTGGTGGTGGCTACTCCCTAAATGGTGGCTCTGGAAATGGAACCATCAACGCAGGAACTGCAATAGGCGCAATCTTTGGCGGTCCTTTGGGAGCGCTTTTGGGTGGCATGGCTGGTGGCCTGGTCAACCGGCTGTTTGGTCGAAAGCTCAAGGAATCTGGGATCGAAGGTGAATTTGGTGGCGATACCGGGTTTGAGGGGCGTCTCTTTAAGTACTACAAGGGCGGACTCTTCCGGTCGAACAAAACGACCTACGAAGATTTGCCTGAGGAAATGCGCAAGGGTCTGGGCGATCAGTTCTTGGCAATGGATGAGTCCATTCGCACGATGGCTGATGCTGTAGGCCTGGGTGGGGAGGCTTTGGACGGGTTCACTGCCAAGATCAAAGTCAATCTCAAGGGGTTGAGCGAGGAAGAGGCCGCCAAGAAACTGCAGGAGGAATTCCAGAAGATCGCTGATCAGATGGGAGCCTTGGTGCTGACGAGTGAGGAATACACCCAGGCCGGGGAAACCCAGCTTGAAGCGCTCACCCGCTTGTCTACCTCGATCACACTGGCGAATGAATGGTTCAAGGCTGTCGGCGACACGTTGTACACGGTGGGCCTGGCGGGCGCTGACATGGCATCCGACCTGATGGATGCATTCGGCGGTGCAGACAAGTTCGCTGCCGCGACCAGCAACTACTACGACAAGTTCTTCTCGGATCAAGAGAAGGTGGCGAATCAAACGCGCCTGCTCGATGAGCAGTTGAAGAAGCTTGGCGTGGAGACAATGCCAGCGAGCCGCGAAGCGTTCCGAGATTACATCAACTCTATTGATGTAACCACGGAGGCTGGACAGAAGCTCTATGCGTCCCTGCTGCAGATGGCCGATGTGTTCGACCTGATTTACAGCTCAGCAGAGAACATTGCTGGCCTCAAGGAAGACCTGAACGTGCAGCTCATGCGCGCGAAGGGCGACGAAGAGGGTGCAACTCGCCTTGAACGAGAGAAACAACTTCGTGAGCTAGAGAAGTACAAGGACCCTGAACTTGTACGTCTGCAGGTTGAAGTCTGGGCGGCTGAGGACAAGTCCAAGAAGGATGCAGAGGCAAAGCAAGCCGCTGACGATATGGCTGAGAAACTGGCTGCTGCTCAAAAGGCGGCGCAGGACTTGGCCTTGAAGAACCTGGAAGCTGCCATCTCCCGTGAAAAGGAGTACTGGAACCAGTTCTCGGCAGACGCCAAGGACGCCCTGTCCAAAGCATCCAGCTACTGGACCCTTGTCACGGATGCCGCCAAGAACCTGCGCGGCTCTACGGAAGACATTTCTTCCTGGAGCGCCGCCCAGGGCATGGTATTCATCGAGCAAGCAGTTGCCAATGCCCGCAAGGGACTGGGGCTGTCTGATTACGACGCAACCAAGTCGGCCATCGACTCCGCCACTTCTGGACTGAGCATAGACAAATACGCCACTCAGGCGGAGTTGGACTATGACAAGAAAGTGCTGGCGGGGCAGTTGGACGAATTGGGTGATTTTGCAGGGTTGGCCAAGTCGGATGCCCAAAAGCAGATCGACTTGGCAACCGACCAGATCAAGCGCCTCGATGACACGCTCAAGTTCTGGCAGGACTACGGCAAGGAACAGGTGAATGCAACGCTTTCGGTGACGGAAGCAGTAAATGCCCTGTACAAGCTGCTGGATCCCAAGGAACAAGAGCGCATCCGCAAGGAAGAGGCAGAAAAGGCAGGCCTGACCGGAGGCGCGAAGCCGCCTACTTACACAGGTGGTGGAACGCTGGGCGGGACGGTCACTGGCTCGTCCTCGGGCACCAGCATCTACGGCTATGACAAGGACGGTCGCGCACTCTACTCGGATGGCTCCATTGGGGCCCGTCCAGGCGAGTACGACAAGAGCGGCGTGAGCAAGAACGCCTCCTTGTCTGAAGAGCAGTGGGAGCGCCTGAAATCTGGCCAGTCTGTCTACGACGGCTACTGGCTGGGTGGCAAGCAGTATGGCCTGGAGTCTTACTACTGGGATGAGCAAAAGCAGGCCTGGCTGAAGAAGGGCTCGTTTGCCGTTGGTACGAACTACGTGCCTTACGACATGACGGCCAACATTCACCAGGGCGAGCGGATCATCCCGGCAGCCGACAACCGGGCCTTGATTGCAGCGGTGCAGGGCGGAGGCAACTCTTTGCAACTTGCAGAGGTTGTAGCCGAGTTGCGCTCGGTCAAGGAAGAGCTGCAAGCCATCAAGGCAAGTGCCTCTATCAGTGCAGAGCAAAACCGCAAAGCTACTGACGTACTCAACCAGGTGACGGATGGCGGAAACGGCATGCGCTCGATCACGATGAACAAGGTTCTCACGGTCAGAACGACTTAA
- a CDS encoding phage holin family protein yields MSNTTESAAIVAGKTAAYGGATTAVVSGMSLSEMGIIVGAIVGVLGLIFGQYWAWRKDRREAREMEARMQHKFGTGWDEL; encoded by the coding sequence ATGAGCAATACAACTGAAAGTGCAGCGATTGTTGCCGGAAAAACTGCGGCCTACGGAGGGGCAACCACTGCGGTTGTGAGCGGTATGTCACTGTCAGAGATGGGGATCATTGTTGGCGCGATTGTCGGCGTTCTGGGATTGATCTTCGGTCAGTACTGGGCCTGGCGCAAAGACCGGCGAGAGGCGCGCGAGATGGAAGCGCGCATGCAGCACAAGTTTGGTACGGGATGGGATGAGCTATGA
- a CDS encoding glycoside hydrolase family protein, whose protein sequence is MTDALIPKEPSIPASLARKGVIPAALLAALTSPLAYTTLERWEGNIKQVYADNLAHGIPTYCAGRTDWNAKVGDKLTDDQCRAVNKATLLEYGFAMLGCANWDYLTAKRLIGLTMFAINVGKEGACGSQAVKSINAGQIVQGCNLIARTPSGAPNWSNAGGKYVQGLQNRRQAERALCLEGL, encoded by the coding sequence ATGACTGACGCATTGATTCCGAAAGAACCGAGCATTCCGGCTTCGCTGGCGCGCAAGGGGGTGATCCCTGCAGCTTTGTTGGCCGCGCTGACCAGCCCTCTGGCGTACACCACGTTGGAGCGCTGGGAGGGCAATATCAAACAGGTGTACGCGGACAACCTGGCGCATGGCATCCCCACGTACTGCGCTGGCCGTACTGACTGGAACGCCAAGGTAGGCGACAAGCTCACTGACGACCAGTGCCGGGCGGTGAACAAGGCAACGCTGCTTGAGTATGGCTTTGCCATGCTGGGGTGCGCAAATTGGGACTACCTGACAGCCAAGCGCCTGATCGGGTTGACCATGTTCGCAATCAACGTGGGCAAGGAGGGCGCTTGCGGCTCCCAGGCCGTCAAAAGTATCAACGCTGGCCAGATCGTGCAAGGCTGCAATCTGATCGCCCGCACGCCTTCTGGTGCGCCTAACTGGTCAAACGCTGGCGGAAAGTATGTGCAAGGCCTGCAGAACCGCCGCCAAGCTGAGCGCGCTTTGTGTTTGGAGGGACTGTAA
- a CDS encoding IPTL-CTERM sorting domain-containing protein — MSLLSHSWLARSLIKLALPALLTLGMLAAPARAQSIDTTQVGYGGVGAFGKSFTHTYGQTITAPAQAAVLHGFSIRMSAPSSGLPFKFYVYAWDDTSKRATGPALYVGAEQMTTANQFYGVTGLNISLVPDQKYVLFASVLETSWPAQAGAMWGFWSSDIYPGGNFVYGFDATTVSELTTNAWEQSTSGDLAFTAEIAYTSLPIAPNLSLASRGDSQATFTVNASDSGAYPLKHYAVSCTPQGGDSSVSATGASSPITVTGLTNGTTYDCTATVTNQGDITGPASAVVSVTPISEPVITVPSTLAGRINQLYSVTLQATGGVAPYNWSASGLPANLTIDPVSGIISGTPTAAGTSQVTVTVADDASQVKNTSFAIVIDPLDLTIPADGQALPAGQVGQAYSARIVVAGGVPPYSFTLSGALPDGLTLDPVTGAITGTPTKAQTSNFSITISDSTQVGAASVAKAAVNNLTQSYSIMIAAEPVVTPTPTPVPTLGLWSVISLSSLLAVFGLVRGRRRSA; from the coding sequence ATGTCACTCCTCTCTCACTCATGGCTTGCCAGAAGCCTTATCAAGCTGGCACTTCCTGCTTTATTGACACTCGGGATGCTGGCTGCTCCGGCTCGGGCGCAGAGCATTGATACGACGCAAGTGGGTTACGGCGGTGTAGGCGCATTTGGTAAGAGTTTCACGCACACCTACGGTCAAACCATCACTGCACCTGCGCAGGCAGCAGTGCTGCACGGATTCAGTATTCGCATGTCCGCGCCTAGCAGCGGTTTGCCGTTTAAATTTTACGTGTACGCTTGGGATGACACTAGTAAACGCGCCACTGGACCAGCGCTGTACGTTGGTGCAGAGCAGATGACGACGGCAAACCAGTTCTATGGAGTTACTGGTCTGAATATCAGCTTGGTGCCTGATCAAAAGTATGTGCTGTTTGCCAGTGTCCTTGAAACATCCTGGCCCGCTCAAGCCGGTGCAATGTGGGGTTTCTGGAGTAGCGACATCTACCCGGGCGGTAATTTCGTTTACGGCTTCGATGCCACCACCGTATCCGAACTGACTACGAATGCCTGGGAGCAATCAACCTCTGGAGATCTGGCCTTTACCGCCGAGATTGCCTATACATCTCTGCCCATTGCACCCAATCTCTCCCTTGCTTCCAGAGGGGATAGCCAAGCCACATTCACAGTGAACGCTTCGGATTCTGGCGCCTATCCTCTGAAGCACTATGCTGTTAGCTGCACTCCGCAAGGTGGTGATTCGTCGGTATCTGCCACAGGCGCGAGCAGCCCGATCACGGTTACCGGACTGACGAATGGAACTACATACGACTGCACCGCGACGGTAACCAATCAAGGTGACATAACGGGACCAGCCTCGGCCGTAGTGAGTGTCACGCCCATCTCGGAACCTGTAATCACAGTGCCAAGCACGCTAGCAGGGCGCATTAACCAACTCTATAGCGTGACTCTACAGGCAACAGGCGGAGTTGCGCCCTACAACTGGTCTGCCTCAGGCCTACCAGCGAATCTGACGATTGACCCTGTATCAGGCATCATTAGCGGAACACCGACGGCAGCAGGTACATCGCAGGTTACTGTCACAGTTGCGGATGATGCGAGCCAAGTAAAGAACACATCTTTTGCAATTGTCATTGACCCGCTCGACCTGACGATTCCTGCTGATGGCCAAGCACTGCCTGCAGGGCAGGTTGGCCAAGCGTACAGTGCCCGCATCGTAGTTGCCGGAGGGGTGCCGCCATACTCGTTCACCTTGAGCGGAGCGCTGCCTGATGGCCTGACCCTGGACCCAGTAACGGGCGCGATCACCGGCACGCCAACCAAGGCGCAGACCAGCAATTTCAGCATCACTATCTCGGACAGCACCCAGGTAGGCGCGGCCAGCGTGGCCAAGGCTGCGGTGAACAATCTGACCCAGAGCTACAGCATCATGATTGCTGCTGAGCCTGTTGTCACTCCTACGCCAACTCCTGTACCGACTCTGGGCCTGTGGAGTGTGATCTCGTTGTCTTCATTGCTGGCGGTGTTTGGCCTGGTGCGAGGCCGTAGACGCTCAGCTTAG
- a CDS encoding immunity 26/phosphotriesterase HocA family protein, whose protein sequence is MEKPFFELTNEQRRYLGLDPIEKGWELVKLFDSYVYFDGDIIRKEITSSENSYTERNLKETTTENRTILLPKTEKGKPKKLNFTATQTFKGIGVYFSFSESFLTISNYTTQTEYHSERFTNKNIEYLKLWLKEWIADSSKDDLQDIEKFRTANRTHCKYKEGDFFAFKIERRKWGFGRILFDVQKNIKTKKIQRNEHYGLTNLMGKCLVVKVYHKTSNSINVDLDELSRTMALPSQFIMDNHFYYGENLIIGHKPLTTDELDMPISYSQSINSDDRNKVYIQHGLIYKELDISKFNKYLTHEDESLYNGHLENPYRKESSGFGLNINTLQSCITEKSNQPYWTCTTECYDRKFDLRNPENQKIKIEIFKAFDLDPDKSNTENLNQ, encoded by the coding sequence ATGGAAAAACCGTTTTTTGAGTTAACAAACGAACAACGCAGATATTTAGGACTTGATCCTATTGAAAAAGGCTGGGAGCTTGTAAAATTATTCGACAGCTATGTGTATTTTGATGGAGATATTATCCGCAAAGAAATTACCTCCAGCGAAAACTCTTACACAGAAAGAAATTTGAAAGAAACAACGACAGAGAATCGAACCATCCTACTCCCAAAAACGGAAAAAGGAAAACCCAAGAAGCTTAACTTCACTGCCACCCAAACCTTCAAAGGAATAGGGGTCTATTTTTCATTCTCTGAAAGCTTTCTTACTATCTCCAACTACACAACTCAGACTGAATATCACAGTGAAAGATTTACCAATAAAAATATCGAGTATTTGAAGTTGTGGCTTAAAGAGTGGATTGCTGATTCATCAAAAGATGATCTTCAAGACATCGAAAAATTCAGAACTGCCAACAGAACTCACTGCAAATACAAAGAAGGCGACTTCTTTGCCTTCAAAATAGAGAGAAGAAAATGGGGATTTGGACGAATACTATTCGATGTACAAAAGAACATAAAAACCAAGAAAATCCAAAGAAATGAGCACTATGGATTGACAAATTTGATGGGAAAGTGCCTTGTCGTGAAGGTGTATCACAAAACAAGCAACAGCATAAATGTCGATCTTGATGAGCTTTCGAGAACAATGGCACTCCCATCGCAGTTCATCATGGACAATCATTTTTACTATGGAGAAAACTTGATAATTGGTCACAAACCTCTTACAACCGATGAGCTTGATATGCCAATTTCGTATAGCCAAAGTATCAATAGCGATGATCGCAACAAAGTCTACATACAGCACGGACTTATTTACAAAGAACTCGACATCTCAAAATTTAACAAATACCTCACACATGAAGATGAATCCCTATACAATGGACATCTAGAAAATCCATACAGAAAAGAAAGCTCGGGATTCGGATTAAATATTAATACTCTTCAATCTTGCATAACAGAGAAATCCAATCAACCATATTGGACATGTACAACAGAGTGTTATGACAGAAAATTTGATTTAAGAAATCCTGAGAATCAGAAAATAAAAATAGAAATATTTAAAGCTTTTGATCTCGATCCGGACAAAAGCAATACAGAAAATTTAAATCAATAA